The DNA sequence ctgagggttcaatccccagctcctgcagtaacATGTCTGATATGTAtatgcaagacacttaaccccaagttgctcctgcagcTTTGTCTGCGGCGTGTGAATgcgtaggtgtgacctgcggtgtaaagaaaagtcagaaaacaATAAGGTGCTATACAAGTCCATTTAAAGTCCATTTATATTGCATtttggtgcttttgttttgaaagcagTGATGCATGTTGGCCACATAGAGAGCTTTTGATATGAAGAGAacctcaaaataaatcaaagttcaTATTCAATAATACTGCTTGATAATTAACTGATTTACAAACTTAAACACAAAAACTATTAAGACCAAATCATAAAGAGTACTTGTAATACTTCTGTTAGCTCTCATCATATACAGTATGGAGGTCATAGTTAAAATAGGTGTACTAGTTTGAATGTGAATTTTGAACCTGTgcagatttaaacattttgttcacagctgaatttttaaataaagctgtctgagtgtgtttgtattgaaCTGTCAACAGCAGCAGTCATGTCGCAAAGTGTGCTGCTTCTGAAATAACAGAATGAGAGAGTAACAAAGAGAAGCATGCtttcctttgtgtttcctgtgtgtgtgtgtggttcagctTTGTTGGCTCCGCTCCTTTGTTACAGCACAATAGCAGCAGACGACTTTCTGTAGTGACGTGAGtcgaccagcagagggcgccgtGGCATGTTTACTGtcagaagagaagagcagaCGAGGGCACggcacaaagaaacaaagtggAGCTCTAATCGACCGTAAACAGGGAAAACATCCAAGAACACGTGGCAAAAAAGAAGCTGAACAGACATGATTTTCTGACAAATTAAAGACAatttgaacacttttttttgttggtattCTGAGACGCACACATGGTCATAGATCCTACCAAGAGGGCACCGAGGCAAAAGCAAACTATGGATTCCCCTCACAGTAAACACCAAGCCCCCTTTGTTCTGAATGAGATGAGTTCTTCTATTACAGAAAGCCTTCTCGCTCCAAATTGAACGCGTGAAAGTAGAAATTTCCAACATTTCCGCACAAAACTGACATAACAGAGGTCCCGAAACTTGATTTTGGTGCAAATTCTCACTTAAATTAGCACAAATCTAAGTTTTAAACCAGTGAAACACATGAAGAATTAAAGAAATAACGTGAAGTTGTGCTTccaatttaataaaatatcttTTTTTGGGGATTTTACATATCGCTGTGTCTTAATTTACCGAAGAAGTATTTGGATTAGGCCTCTGATTTTAGAGTAAAAAACACGCTAAAGTCAAGTTAATCAAATTAAGTTTAATAAACTTGCAACTGTTGTCTGATTTTGCATGATTGCAATGAAAAAAAGCAGCTAATAAAACCATGATTTTGCATTAATTTGCAGTTCAATTCAACATTAAACTCCCTCGTGTGTCTTTAGACGCAGACAACTCGACATCATCATGCAGGATAAATGAGCCAAAGCCACTGGTACAAAAAATTTGCATCTTTAAGCCTACAAGCTGGTTTCTGGTCTGACTGATACTGGGaatgactcacacacactttttacacatgcaaacacacacttttgcaCGCACatgtctctttgttctgtcttgTCTGGCCCTCGGAGTCACACAATACTCATAAACTGCTGCGGACAGTGTCTAGATTCTCATGAAATCATCTTTAAACAGCTTGTTTTACtcagagatttgttttttttaaatggccgCACCTAAATTACTCAATAGAAATGCATGTTagtgtcattttaaataaaatataaaaggatACCTAAGCCTTGCTTTATGATTTCCAGAGGGTTTGGATTCTGCAGAAATTCAAACCTAATCTGAAATGCTCTTACATTAATACTAAAAAGTGAGGCAGAAAAAGGGCAAAAGGTTAAGGGCTACATGAGTTCAGTTGTTCGCTCGGTTAGCACATGAAAGGCGGGAAAGGTTGAGGGGTTCTGACTGGTCTCACGCCAGACGGCCGTTCGCAGGAATCAGGCTTCCTCTGAAAAGCAGCTGATATTTCCCCCGGGAAGAGTTGGGTTGCCTGTCGGCTCGACTGGTAGCTCGACCGTCATTGTGGGAGAGATTGGAGGCTGGTATTCCGGCTGTCACGATGCTGTCCGGTTTTTTCCGTAACAAGAGGTTAAAGAGGGGAAGGACTGAGAGGGGAGCAACAGGCTTGTGGAAGAGGGTTAAAAGGACAATGCTTTGATGTCACAGTTAAAACCTTAATGTGCCAATAAAGCTGACTGAAATATGAGTGTTATGAGGGATTAGTCTGTGCAAAGTTTGGCTAAATCACCACCAAAACATCCAGTGTATCTTTAGACAGGCTAATCTTAAGCTAGTTTTTGGCAAAATCTAAAGACTTACCATCACTTTCTGAAACTGTGCAAGAGAATCGAAACAAATTGCACCAATTTCAGACTAGCTCAGCACAAAGACTGATTCTAGAAGAAGCTAGCTCCGTggaaaaaaagctcaaatatttcTACACTGCTACATTTTTTGCTAGCAAGCTACCAATCATATCAAAAAGCTGTCTTGGTGCTTGCTTGTAAAGTGACCTTTTGGTCATTTAAAAGCTTACTATGCGACTTCCAGAGCAGATTTTTCCGACCAAAACAAACTCTCTTTATCCCTCAGCTCCCtcagctccctcctcccctccgcTCTCCACACTTACCTCGAACCCTcccttctgtttctgttgagaCAGAGAGTGGAAGACAAGGGCCGAAATCATCTAAACCCAAACGTCTGCGATTTTCAAGGAACAATGTGCATCTCAGAGGTGACCCGGTGGTTATCCGTTTGTCTTTTGAGGTggaagaaaacactttttctccGTTTTGAAGGTCTGTTGGTTCTCCTAAAGTTGTACTCTTGAAATGACACCTGTTATAATAACCCCCTTCactacttgtttttgtttaaaaagaagccAAAGACTTGGTAAACTAATTtggagatgtgtttttttaaggcatGAATAGAAGTCAGGGAATATGGCTAACGATTACTAATcttgaaaaaatactttttgttttgatacAAATGGTTTTGCGTCGTTGAAGGCGCCATTAGCAGAGGatagctaactgctaagctggACTAAACGTATGCAGTTAAAGTCTTTTATCAATTATCTGAGGTTAAATTCATATTGAGTGTAACCCtgaccttgaaaataaaaaagcatttatCACTACAAAGACCAGAGGAGCTGTAAAGAAAAACTATACTTTATGGACCTttactttgaaatgtgtgtACTTAACTAACTTCCTGTcaaacaaaaggacaaaaactATATTTCCGAAACACTCACAGTATTTCTCTCATAGTTGTTTATAAATGATTGGAATGGATATATATGGGGAAAAGGGGATATTTTCcattatttgattgtttttgtttgtttttactttaccGGGACAGATTCAGACgcaggaacagacaggtggTCTCTGCGAAGCTCGATTGGTAAAAAACAAGGCACTAACTCAGCCGGGGTGAATGAATGGTGTGATTCCCGCTGGGGCCAGCTGCACTACACATGATCCCACTCATGATACTGAAAGGTGTTTGGGATAAAAGGGGTCGAACAAATTGTTGCATGCAAAGTGTAGTAGAGTCTCGGAAAGCCGAGAGTGGCGTTCTCCGAGGCGCGGAAGAACACAGATACCTCCCTCTGGGCAAAAAGGGGGGGAGTCGCGTCCTCAATTACTCCATCGAAGGTTCCCATGGAGAACAAAGCTGGGGCCCGAAATCTTggctcaaacacacatgcatgctctcTTAATAAGAGGCCAGCTAGTGCCACATGTAGCTTGCCTTCTCTAAGATTTAAGGAAGTCCAAGTGAGGTCGATGGCAGATGCCGTAGAAGGCGTGTTGTAAACAAACCTGGATTTGATCTGGATTCACATCTTGTGCCAGAGAAGGGTTTGGTTTTAGCTTAAGGCACAGAGGATGTAGGCCGTGTGAGGTCAGCGCGGCTGGCCTGACCCTCGCTGACACTGTGGTTGGCCAGTGCCCAAACTCACCAGTGGATTCTCACATGACCGGAGCAGCAATGTGTTTTAGTAAACCTCAGGCCCTGCAGGCAAGAGGAACAACGTTTAGGGAGCTGTTAGTGTCCTCTGTATATGGGGGGGAAATATCTAAGGACACTGAAGAGATGGTAGAAAATGTAGAATGCAGGATAAATAAATAGGCAGACTTTAGTAATTGtggctttttttctgcattcatccaaatatttgtttttattgttttgcatAAGTAGGTCTTCTGGCACAACAACGGTTAGATAATACAAAGTGATGGACGGCTAGGGATTAACCTCGACATGATTTGGCTATTTATGTGGCCTATGTGGAGTAAATAAGCTAAAATACTGTAGAAAGACTGTATTCTTCTACACTTTTCAGCACCTGCACAAATACTTttccaaggttttttttttttaaaatggttaaAGTAGCACAAGTTAAGGAGTGCACATGGCTGGCTTTCCTGTGATAACAAGTACAtttctcaaaatgaaaaacCATTAGCCATCGAGATAACGAGACAAATAGGtcaagatcttgagaaaacaatcGAAATGTAGGCCTACTCATTATCGCCTCCAAACAATAGTAAAACAAGATGTAAGGATGtttgtcctcttagggcttccgtagaatTGTATAAAAGTATTGTACAGtaacaagtgtaaaaaaaacaactccataTTACTCAATTAGGTCTactttaaacacaatttaaatgttgcatttggAGTCAtaaaaacccacctttttagcttttagtttcgttagttgcttagttgatgacatttgtttttatttgtttttttttcctgtagcactttgagatttttttgcaaaaatgtaaagtgcattacaaattaaatgtattattattattattattattattcattataaCTATCTTATAGTATTTTTAAAGTGACCATAGTACATTTTTCACTCACTCAGACTGCGTGTCTCATATGAAAAAATATTACCAGAGCAGCTTGTATGTACTGTTGACAAATAAATATAGgctagacaaaaaaaaaatcataaaataatataacattTTTACAGTCAATTAAGCCCACCTGACATTATTGTACTTATTTACAGCgcttctgtaaatgttttccttAAATTTATGAGGGCCATTAAATGTTTCATAACTAAAGTGGGTCACAGGTTTTGtaatatatttgttattttgcgattttaaattaatttcagttTAGTGGCTAGTATACAATTTCCCttgggtttaaaataaatgcgaATAAAAaggtctttaaaataaataaataagaatacaGTATTGCTCTGAAGACTCTGGTGTGTCACTTTAGTTCGTCTGCAGGTCTGAGATCGGTTTCCCGCGTCTCAACAGTTGTTGGAAAACCTACAACGACGGACTCCAGATAAGCCCCTACACAGTCACCGCCTATTTTTAACTTCAGTAAAACTCCCAGCGACGCGATTGGTCGGAGCCGATTGACGCAAAGCACTAATATCCCGCAGCGATTGGTGGGCGCTCCTGTCACGGGATGTCAGTCAGAATGACGAGCCAATCAGAGCCCGCGTCTGCGCCTTTGTTCCTCCCGTTTGGAACGTGACGCAGAGGGTCATGTGTTGTTTGTGCTCTGGCCCTTAGAGATGTTCAGGagtacaggaggaggagaagggaacGGATTGCTAACCGAGCTAGCCGGATCCCTCCCGATTAGAGAAACACGGCTGAACGTGGTCATGTTGCACACGGTAGGCTTGGATTATCTGCCTCGCTGCTgaacgggggaggggggggtggggggcaaaAGAGACTCTTTAACGGACTATCTAAGCCGGTTCGTGAGGATTTTCAAAATCTGAGCCCGAAGCGAGTGAACGTTAGCTGGCCTAGCCGAACTCGGGAGCTCGTCTCCCAAAAACAAGAATGGGGTCTAGGTCCAGTCGGATTAGCTCGCTAGTAAAGTGACCTTTGATTGTGTTCTTTTGATGGCGAATTTCACGAACTACCAGGAAGGTAAGGCGGCGATGTTGATGGTGGAGACGGCCGCGGCGACCGCAAACGGGGACGGCTCGGTCGGGGAACCCCCTTCCCCGTTAATTAATATCAGCGgcggtgcaggaggaggaggcggcggcggcggctctCGGTTCCATCTACCGCCCTCAAACCACCTCCACCATCAACACCTCAGCCACCATCAACCACAACAGCACCACCACTACCAGCTGGcgccgcagcagcagcatctttcCGGGGAAAACATCGCCGAGTCCCCCGGCAGGAAAGCCTCCTCCTCGGTGCTCGGCCAGGTACACGCCGCTGAGGACCCCGCCGCTGCCGCGTCTCCTGCCGcttgcagcagcagcggcggcggcggcggcagcagcagcggcggccaTGTATACGCCGCTGTGAATGTCGTCAATACCTCGGACGTTGGGGATGATATTCGCAAATTTGGCTATTTGAGAAAGCAAAAACATGGACACAAGCGGTTTTTCGTGCTCAGGGCGGCCAGTCACCTCGGGCCGAGCCGCCTGGAGTACTACGACAGCGAGAAGAAATTCAGGAACTGTCTGCGCTCTGCTGCTGCGGCCGCCGCCAGCGGTGGAGCGGTCGCCCCTTCTCCTCCGAAAAGGGTTATTTACCTCTCCCAGTGCTTCACGGTGAACAAAAGGGCGGattctaaaaacaaacacctcaTTGCCCTTTACACTAAGGACGAGTATTTTGCTATTGTGGCTGAAAACGAGCAGGAGCAAGAGGACTGGTACGTGGCTGTCAGTGAGCTTATGAGTGAGGGTAAAAAAGGGCACTTGGATTCGGATGATTTAGATGATGGATACGGTACTGTAACTCCTGGTACTGTGTTTAAAGAGGTGTGGCAGGTGAATGTGAAACCTAAAGGACTGGGTCAAACGAAAAACCTCACAGGTGTTTACCGGCTATGCCTCTCAACAAAAACCCTTCACCTCGTAAAGTTGAACTCTGAAACCCCCTGTGTTAACCTTCAGCTGATGAACATCAGACGCTGTGGACATTCTGAAAGCTTTTTCTTCATCGAGGTGGGTCGCTCCTCCTCCATCGGGCCCGGGGAGATATGGATGCAGGTGGACGATTCTGTCGTGGCCCAAAACATGCACGAGACTATCTTGGAGACGATGAAAGCCCTGAAAGCTTTTGCGGAGTTCAGACCGAGGAGTAAGAGCCAATCATCAGGCTCCAACCCGATGCCGTTCATCACAACGCGGCGCCACCTTGGCAACCTGCCACCGAGCCAGACTGGACTGCAGCGGAGGTCGAGAACGGAGTCTGTCGTTGGCACGCCGCCTTCGAGTAAAAGCTCCGGCGCCAGTGGTTACCGCTTCCGAACATCCAGCGAGGGCGAGGGGACGATGAATCGCCCGTTCCGCTCCGCCACCGGAAGCCTGGTCCACCTCAACTCCACACGTGCCCATCACGGTCGACAGGACGGGGTGGGAAGCGGCGGCGGAGGCGGCGTGGCTACAGGGAATGCCGGCACCAGCACCGGAAGCGGACGCTACGTCAGAGCCATCCCCGGCACGTCATCCACCTACCACGCCCGCTCCGCCTCTCTGCCGGTCTCCCACTTCCCTTCCACCACCAGCCCGGTGAGCGTCTCCTCCAGCAGCGGACACGGTTCGGTCTCCGACACCCTCACGCGCCCCTCGAGTGCCTCGATATGTGGCTCGCCATCGGACGGCGGCTTCAACTCCTCCGACGAATACGGCTCCAGTCCCGGTGACTTCCGATACTTCCGGGTGAGGAGTAACACGCCGGACTCTCTGGGCAACACcccaccaatcagagaggagaacTGTCTGAATGACTACATGGCGATGGGCTGGAACCGGGAGGTCTTTGGCACCGGCGCCGGGTCCGGAAACAACAGCGGAGCTGACACGCCACGTGACGAGAGCACGTCGACGACAGAGGACGAGCGCTTGtcttcgtcatcatcatcactaagGAGGAGGACTCACTCCTTTTCCAGGCCGGCGGGCGGAGCAACCGGTGGTTCTGGAGTGGCGGTTTACCAGAAAATGACCCAGACCAACTTCTCCTTAGAAGAGGGGTCCGATATCGTGTTGCCGTTCGGGAGTGGATTGCTCCGCGGCGggccctcttcctcctcgtcctccctccGCTCCGACTACAGCTCCTGCTCCGAGCACAGCCAGCAGAGCCGCCCCTCCACGCTCTCCAGGACGGAGGCCGGCAGCGAGCGGCcgcccctctcctcctcctcctccgccgccgccgccaAGGAAGACAGCGGCTACATGCCCATGTTGTGCGGCGTGGCGGCGTCCCCGCGAGACACGCCCACCGACTACATGCCTATGCAACCCGGCTCTTACTCCCACTCCCCCCAGTTCCACAGTCCGGCTTTAGGCCCCCGCTCGGCCCACCACCAACCCCAGCTCCAGCCGCAGTCCTCCAGAGACTCCCACGGCTACATGATGATGCTCCCGGGGGGCAGCGGCAGCTCCCCCTCCCCTGGTCACGCCTCCCCCAGCCctcacagcagctccagcatGGCAGGCGCCGGTGGGAGTGAGAGCATAGCGGAGAGACCTGAGAACGGAGAGTATATGGACATGTcgtacagcagcagcagcagcagcgggggGCGCAAGCTTTCAAACGAAGGGTACTACACATCCGGCACACCTGAGAGCACCCCGAAGTCTTACAGCCCCTatttctccctccctcgctcctaCAAGGCCCCCACCCGAGAGAGAGACGAGAAAGAGTACGGGGAGTATGTTCCGATGAGTTCTCCTGCCAAACCTGTCTTTTCATCAGTCGCCACAGCTTCTTTTTCCACACCTGAGAGAGGCGGGGGTAGTAGTAGCAGCTCCACTCCCTCTCACCCACCCCCACCTTACGGAGCCCACCACACGACTGCAGCAATGGTCGACAGACGCGTTGTGAGGCCTAACCGCCTCCCCTTGGGCAGGAGAAGCTTTCACGGCCCACTTAGGGTTAGTGAACCCCCCACAGCGTCTGCAGGCACCTCCACCTCTGTCCCCGCAACTGTCAGCTCCTCCGAGGGTCCTTCCAGTCCTGGAGAGTATATCAACATTGAGTTTGGTGATCACTACCCCCTCCAACAGCAGCCCCCTGCCTACCCCCTCTCCGCTGAAGATGAAGTACCTGCCCTGGGGTCCGTCGACCACCGTCGCTCTCCTCCTCAGCCCCAAACTCACCAGGACTACATGAGCGTGGAGGTCGGGGCAGACCAGCGGGACAGCGGCGAATGTCTGGGTAAAAACCAGTCCCCTCGACCCAGCCTTGTCGCCCCCTGGAACCCGCCCAGTTACATCAGACCCCTGGCTAGCAATCCCGGGGCACTGGCCTCCCCGGGAGTCCCTGCAGGGGGTCACTGGAGGTCGAAGGGGGACGACTACACGGACATGACGTTCAACCTCAGTAGAGGCGAGAGGACTCAAACGAGCCCCACGGCCATGCTGCAGCACCTCTGCGTCATCGAGGGGCGATACGGCCACGCCACCTCCGCCTCTTCCTCGTCCagttcccctcctcttcctccgtcGAGCCCCGGCAGGGCGGCAACGCACCAACCGGAACCCAAGGTGGTCCGGGCGGACCCTCAAGGCAGGAGGAGACACAGCTCGGAGACgttctcctccacttcctcttctaatTCAACTCCCTCCGGAGGCGGcccctcgtcctcctccaccCACCCCTCGCAGGTCAACCCCTCAGCCCCCAATGGATCATCCTACCTACAGGAGGGACAGGCCTCCAGGTGGGCCAGCTCAGCGTCTTTTGACAGTGTTTGGGTATCGGTGGAGGGTCTAGGTGACTCCCCAGCCCACCATGCTCCAACAAGAGCTGTGGAGATGGGTTCAGCCTCCGGGACCTCAGcagcatcctcctcctcctcctcctcgggggCCGGAGGAGCCAGAATGTGCAGGAACATGTCTGTGGGCTACCAGAACGGCCTGAACTACATTGCCTTGGAGCTGAGGGAGGATGGAAGTAACGCGGGAGCCGGAAGCAGCAACGGGagctcatcagcagcagtggCGGCGGCGGGGACGGTGCCTCTGCCGGAGAACGGAGCCTACGCCAGTATAGACTTCACCAAATCTGACGGAgtcactacaacaacaaaaggtGAGTAAATACATGAGTTTTTGTGTATCATCAAggaagttttgtttgttttctgctttttggatTTGACGGGGAAAATCTTCCTTTTGTTTCCAGCCCTCTGTAAAGGGAAAAACATACTTTCTTACTTTGTGTGCAcgcttagaaaaaaaaagctttcatgtGTGAGTGAAAGAGAATCGGTgttacagatattttttttcctcactgaaATCCAAAATAACCCCGGAGTGCTGCGTGCTATTTTTAGTCGCATTATATCAATTTGCAAGCTCCTCTAGTGAATCTATTTTGGATCAGGCCTCTGTGATCTTGACAAGGCTGCTGCGTTCAGGCGCTCCGAGCGAAAGCAGCCAGCCGTCGTCTTTGAAGGCATCTGTCCAGGGAGCTGAAGTCTAGTCTATAACGGAGCTTGCTTCAGGAAGTGGCACCAATATGCGGTTCATCTTGAGGCCcgcgtgttggtgtgtgttttttttttttttttgtgcgagCAGACCGCGTAGACAATTAGCTCGCTGAATGAACCGAGGTTTATCTGAGGTCAAGTGCGGACTGAATCacccaccccaaaaaaaaaaaaaaagggccctgacttcctgtctttgtAGCTggtgctgtctgtctgtgcctGTCTGTGCACGTGCCgctgttttctttgtgtcagcatgtgtgtgcagagagtactaatgtgtgggtgtgtgtgtgttcaaacaggcttTTGTCTGCTGTGAGGCTGTCACTTGAGACACTTTTTATATCTTTGAAATATTATATTTTACATGTACCAAACATGGAGGAGAGCCGAGCCAGCAGCAGCACTATGCAACAGTATGATGGCAAAACACATCAATGCAATTACAGATTAGTAACTTTTTATGCTGCTTTTAAGATTTTTACAGGCGTTATTTTAGCTCAATGTTaggcattttgtttttataggaCTGCTACTTCCTGTTATTCACCATGTTTTAGTAATCCAGTAGATTATCTTCTCAGTCTGTTACACACCTGAAGTATGCAAATCACAGTTTCCCAGAATAACTTCTGTAATCGGTCCAATGACCCCAAACATTCCCTTTCTTTCATGACAAAGAAAAGTAGATTTACGGAGCTAGAActgaaaagtgtttcacatgttTCCCTAAAATACGACTCAAACAATCTATTTTATCGTCAAAAAGCATTCGAGCTGCAGGGGGCGCAGATGGCATAGCGGGTTAGGTCGCAGTGCCATGCACGGAGGCTATAGTTCTCTGAGTGGGcggccagggttcaagtccgacctgtggctcctttcccacatgtcattccctgccTTCTCTTTTCTACTCtatatattttcagttttttattctcactatTGTAAAGACAAAACTGGACGTTTGAAGATGTTTGAGAAACCCTGATCCACCCTTTCCATCacttgttttgatattttaaaacaattaaacagtCATCATGTAAAAGTTGACGGACTATCAAGCAATTAAATCAAACAGTAGGAGGTCCGTATATTTTAGATTGTAAGCTGTTCACGACTGctgataaatgttgttttgaatgAGGACGTTCTTTTCTTCAGTGATGTCAGAATGATTTCAAATTGACTCTTGTACAGCGTGGAGTTAGCTTGGCTCTGGAGCTATAGTGACACAGGAGTTTTTTCTGCAGATTTAAAGGCATAGCGCTCAGTTCTTCGGGTGTACTGTagacgtgtgtctgtgtgtgtgtgtgaggagttcAGTCCTGAGGTTAGGTCTGCAGCGACTGTCTTTAGACGCCATGTTCACATCAAGAGGATGAAATAGAGGATGTTTTGACTCTCACTTCCTCCCGTCTTtaacctcctctcctccctgaaTCTCCgcttcgctctctctctctctctcttttggctTCGTGTGCAGGAGCATGAGTCAGGATTGTCTGCGAGCGGCGACTGACTCATTTGTTTATCTTTGTGCTGAACGcagatgaaagtgtgtgtgtgtgtgtgtgtgtgtgtggggtgaggATACAGTGATGTGTGTTGCTAGCACTGGAGATGAACTGGGCGCTTAGACCCATCCCATTATGTGTTcgtctgtctgttttgtgtgtgtgtgttttggatcatGCAGGCAGGTGTAAGGCAGCTCTCAGATGTTAAAAGAGGCTAAATAAGCTAAAGTATGACAGCAAGCTCGGTCTTTAGTCcgtctgtgttggtgtgtttacaGTTTATGCTCTGCAGCTAGGCAGGTagatatgtgtgagtgtgtctgtgtgtgtgcgagctGAGTCATGGCAGGCAGCCCTTTGATGTGGCGCTGTAAttgcggcggcggcggcgtgTCAAGGCACACAGCGGGGCCGGGAGGAAACGCATCATCATCACTCAGGAATGCTCCTTCCTCTCAGCTGCGGTGTTAAGCTGATACAGAAACACCTGGATCCCTGACCCTCAGGATagtgaggagggagggaggggggcggtCTGTCCAGATGTTAAAGAAACTttgatattaaatattaaataaaacatgaatcagaTGTTCACATCATATCAGGCCAGgttcagatacagacagacatCCTAAATTTTTCAATATGATGATACTGATACAAATAAGGGTCTGACCGATATGGGATGTTTGGGGCCGATACCATTATCAGCATCGAGGAATAAAAACCTGATCCACAGCATCCAGAGCTGAGGCTGTATCTCACATGAGACGCCGGAGGATTTATAATCAATTTGTTTGCCTCAACAGTAGTTAAGGTGGAGGGCGCATGTATTTAAAGCGGCCATCTTTACTATAAAGCGCTGCGGGAATCACTGACTTCATCACACCCGCGTCCCACCATATTAAAAACGTTTTATAGTTTGTAACTGTTGCTTTTTCGTTCTGAGGCTTCATGGGGTAAAGGAAATAATTGATGCCTCCTCAATGTTTTGGTCATTAGGCGTAATGGATTAAAGGGTGTAGACAGGGGGATTATGGGTAAGAGCCCACCCTGAGTGTCATGTGGTCAGGTGGATCTAACGTGTCAAAGAGGTTAACGTGGGGTCAGGAGAGGAAGTTTTGGGTCTTACACGGCTCGGAGACAAGTTTTTTTAGATGGAAGTGA is a window from the Labrus mixtus chromosome 23, fLabMix1.1, whole genome shotgun sequence genome containing:
- the LOC132958786 gene encoding insulin receptor substrate 2-B — encoded protein: MANFTNYQEGKAAMLMVETAAATANGDGSVGEPPSPLINISGGAGGGGGGGGSRFHLPPSNHLHHQHLSHHQPQQHHHYQLAPQQQHLSGENIAESPGRKASSSVLGQVHAAEDPAAAASPAACSSSGGGGGSSSGGHVYAAVNVVNTSDVGDDIRKFGYLRKQKHGHKRFFVLRAASHLGPSRLEYYDSEKKFRNCLRSAAAAAASGGAVAPSPPKRVIYLSQCFTVNKRADSKNKHLIALYTKDEYFAIVAENEQEQEDWYVAVSELMSEGKKGHLDSDDLDDGYGTVTPGTVFKEVWQVNVKPKGLGQTKNLTGVYRLCLSTKTLHLVKLNSETPCVNLQLMNIRRCGHSESFFFIEVGRSSSIGPGEIWMQVDDSVVAQNMHETILETMKALKAFAEFRPRSKSQSSGSNPMPFITTRRHLGNLPPSQTGLQRRSRTESVVGTPPSSKSSGASGYRFRTSSEGEGTMNRPFRSATGSLVHLNSTRAHHGRQDGVGSGGGGGVATGNAGTSTGSGRYVRAIPGTSSTYHARSASLPVSHFPSTTSPVSVSSSSGHGSVSDTLTRPSSASICGSPSDGGFNSSDEYGSSPGDFRYFRVRSNTPDSLGNTPPIREENCLNDYMAMGWNREVFGTGAGSGNNSGADTPRDESTSTTEDERLSSSSSSLRRRTHSFSRPAGGATGGSGVAVYQKMTQTNFSLEEGSDIVLPFGSGLLRGGPSSSSSSLRSDYSSCSEHSQQSRPSTLSRTEAGSERPPLSSSSSAAAAKEDSGYMPMLCGVAASPRDTPTDYMPMQPGSYSHSPQFHSPALGPRSAHHQPQLQPQSSRDSHGYMMMLPGGSGSSPSPGHASPSPHSSSSMAGAGGSESIAERPENGEYMDMSYSSSSSSGGRKLSNEGYYTSGTPESTPKSYSPYFSLPRSYKAPTRERDEKEYGEYVPMSSPAKPVFSSVATASFSTPERGGGSSSSSTPSHPPPPYGAHHTTAAMVDRRVVRPNRLPLGRRSFHGPLRVSEPPTASAGTSTSVPATVSSSEGPSSPGEYINIEFGDHYPLQQQPPAYPLSAEDEVPALGSVDHRRSPPQPQTHQDYMSVEVGADQRDSGECLGKNQSPRPSLVAPWNPPSYIRPLASNPGALASPGVPAGGHWRSKGDDYTDMTFNLSRGERTQTSPTAMLQHLCVIEGRYGHATSASSSSSSPPLPPSSPGRAATHQPEPKVVRADPQGRRRHSSETFSSTSSSNSTPSGGGPSSSSTHPSQVNPSAPNGSSYLQEGQASRWASSASFDSVWVSVEGLGDSPAHHAPTRAVEMGSASGTSAASSSSSSSGAGGARMCRNMSVGYQNGLNYIALELREDGSNAGAGSSNGSSSAAVAAAGTVPLPENGAYASIDFTKSDGVTTTTKD